From one Lycium ferocissimum isolate CSIRO_LF1 chromosome 7, AGI_CSIRO_Lferr_CH_V1, whole genome shotgun sequence genomic stretch:
- the LOC132063633 gene encoding GDP-mannose 3,5-epimerase 1: MGSSGGIDYGAYTYENLEREPYWPSEKLRISITGAGGFIASHIARRLKSEGHYIIASDWKKNEHMTEDMFCHEFHLVDLRVPDNCLKVTKGVDHVFNLAADMGGMGFIQSNHSVIFYNNTMISFNMMEAARINGVKRFFYASSACIYPEFKQLETNVSLKEADAWPAEPQDAYGLEKLATEELCKHYNKDFGIECRIGRFHNIYGPFGTWKGGREKAPAAFCRKAQTATDKFEMWGDGLQTRSFTFIDECVEGVLRLTKSDFREPVNIGSDEMVSMNEMAEMVLSFEDKTLPVHHIPGPEGVRGRNSDNTLIKEKLGWAPTMRLKDGLRITYFWIKEQLEKERSQGVDTATYGSSKVVGTQAPVQLGSLRAADGKE, translated from the exons CATCCGAGAAGCTCCGTATTTCCATTACTGGGGCCGGAGGATTTATTGCTTCTCACATTGCTCGTCGTTTGAAGAGCGAGGGCCACTACATAATTGCATCCGATTGGAAGAAGAATGAGCACATGACAGAAGATATGTTCTGTCATGAGTTTCATCTTGTGGATCTTAGGGTTCCGGATAATTGCTTGAAGGTTACAAAAGGAGTCGACCATGTCTTCAACCTCGCTGCTGATATGGGTGGCATGGGCTTCATTCAGTCCAACCACTCGGTTATTTTCTATAACAACACTATGATCAGCTTTAACATGATGGAAGCTGCTAGGATTAATGGTGTCAAAAG GTTCTTCTATGCATCTAGTGCTTGCATTTACCCCGAGTTCAAACAACTTGAAACAAATGTCAGCCTGAAAGAAGCTGATGCATGGCCTGCAGAG CCTCAAGATGCTTACGGCTTGGAGAAGCTCGCCACAGAAGAATTGTGCAAACATTACAACAAGGattttggaattgaatgtcGTATTGGAAGGTTCCATAACATCTATGGTCCTTTTGGAACTTGGAAAG GTGGAAGGGAAAAAGCTCCTGCCGCTTTTTGTAGAAAAGCCCAAACTGCAACGGATAAGTTTGAAATGTGGGGAGATGGACTTCAAACACGTTCATTCACCTTCATTGATGAGTGTGTAGAAGGGGTTCTCAG ATTGACAAAATCTGACTTCCGGGAGCCAGTGAACATTGGAAGTGATGAGATGGTCAGCATGAACGAGATGGCTGAGATGGTTCTCAGCTTTGAGGACAAGACGCTTCCCGTCCACCACATACCTGGACCAGAAGGTGTCCGTGGTCGGAATTCAGACAACACGCTGATAAAAGAGAAGCTTGGTTGGGCTCCAACAATGAGATTGAAG GATGGTCTGAGAATTACGTACTTCTGGATCAAGGAGCAGCTCGAGAAAGAGAGATCTCAAGGAGTCGATACTGCAACCTATGGATCCTCCAAGGTGGTGGGCACCCAAGCTCCAGTTCAGCTCGGTTCCCTTCGTGCTGCTGATGGCAAGGAATAA